A window from Chroicocephalus ridibundus chromosome 19, bChrRid1.1, whole genome shotgun sequence encodes these proteins:
- the LOC134525389 gene encoding elongin-A-like produces MDKLHSIFEVGMINFSDEGNKGEGSANTFKTSVLTLPGVSPCFGRKSVGFSSSSEEDDDEDNCEPPTMSFEEYLTYDQPQKKKQAVKPSVSPGQKDHWHSTCLPCQDGLDSACLSAKSPSLKRTNEKRAEKEPPEAPEPKRILLDVDIKLPDIPLPPIQASCSPPPPVESAPRSQRKRKAPALTPEESEEGLSCYRQNSKTLVRPGPKTAPVPRTVPPPQQSTRLLTNSIDSICEVSGVPFSELEPVLERCTPEQLHRIEEPVVEGEGGDGLRGDPRLHLHLFQALIESTDRLWHIHCLRDFKNEKPEAFESWREMYLRLHEAREQRLLMLSWKIGSAHSNKGQAAKTVFLASPPKAPWDVRRRQKKFGTGGPLVPEKTKIKAVLCAASKSHARGSEEKFYDGPSTSSAHSVPPSATTFSSCGPRKPPVKTQAAKTVFLASPPKAPQNKERRQERSGTGRALLPEKINKSHAPGSGGESHDGPSTSTPHSVPSLGRTMFSSWFPEPKKPPAKKIAPMMAKAVKDFKTRFSRREDTNSAAGLKEETGPMKEIAVGKTVTGSRKLELVADFARKFLAGRKKLGLVSPERDR; encoded by the exons ATGGATAAACTACATTCTATTTTTGAAGTGGGGATGATAAACTTCTCTGATGAAGGTAATAAAGGTGAAGGCTCTGCGAACACTTTTAAGACAAGTGTGCTGACTCTGCCCGGGGTTTCTCCTTGCTTTGGCAGAAAATCAGTGGGCTTTTCCAGCAGTTCTGAGGAGGATGACGATGAGGACAACTGTGAACCACCTACTATGTCCTTTGAGGAGTACCTCACTTATGACCAGCCCCAGAAAAAGAAGCAAGCGGTCAAACCCTCTGTGTCACCTGGGCAGAAAGACCACTGGCACAGCACCTGTTTGCCGTGCCAAGACGGCCTCGACAGCGCCTGCTTGAGTGCGAAAAGCCCAAGCCTCAAGCGCACAaatgagaaaagggcagagaaggaaCCACCAGAGGCTCCTGAACCAAAGAGG ATACTGTTAGATGTGGACATAAAGTTGCCCGACATCCCGCTGCCGCCGATCCAGGccagctgcagccctcctcctccagtTGAGTCCGCTCCCCgttcacagagaaaaaggaaag CACCGGCCTTGACACCTGAAGAGAGCGAAGAGGGGCTCTCATGCTACCGGCAGAATTCAAAGACGCTAGTGCGTCCAGGCCCTAAAACCGCCCCGGTCCCACGGACGGTGCCTCCTCCTCAGCAAAGTACCCGACTCCTCACTAACAGCATTGACT CCATCTGTGAAGTTAGTGGTGTCCCTTTCTCAGAGCTGGAGCCAGTATTggagagatgcaccccagagcagctccatcgCATTGAGGAAC CTGTTGTTGAGGGAGAGGGGGGCGATGGTCTCAGGGGGGATCCCAGATTACATCTGCATTTGTTTCAGGCCCTCATTGAGTCTACGGATCGACTGTGGCACATCCACTGTCTCCGAGACTTCAAGAACGAGAAGCCAGAAGCGTTTGAATCCTGGCGGGAGATGTACCTTCGCCTGCACGAGGCACGAGAGCAGCGGCTGCTCATGTTATCCTGGAAGATTGGCTCAGCTCATAGCAACAAAG GTCAAGCAGCCAAAACTGTGTTTCTGGCCTCTCCACCAAAGGCCCCTTGGGACGTGcgaaggagacaaaagaagtTTGGAACTGGGGGACCTCTTGTGCCAGAGAAGACCAA aataaaagcagtcTTGTGCGCCGCGAGCAAAAGCCACGCTCGTGGGAGTGAGGAGAAGTTCTATGatgggcccagcaccagcagtgcccaCTCTGTCCCACCTTCAGcaaccaccttctcctcctgtgGCCCCAGGAAACCACCAGTGAAAA CTCAAGCAGCCAAAACTGTGTTTCTGGCCTCTCCACCAAAGGCCCCTCAGAACAAAGAAAGGAGACAAGAGAGGTCTGGGACTGGACGAGCTCTTCTGCCAGAGAAGATCAA CAAAAGCCACGCTCCTGGGAGTGGGGGCGAGTCCCACGATGGGCCCAGCACCAGCACTCCCCACTCTGTCCCATCTTTGGGCAGGACCATGTTCTCCTCCTGGTTTCCTGAGCCCAAGAAACCACCAGCCAAGA AAATTGCACCCATGATGGCCAAGGCTgtcaaagatttcaaaaccaggttCTCTCG CAGAGAAGATACAAACTCTGCTGCGGgactgaaggaagaaacagggcCAATG aagGAGATCGCTGTTGGGAAGACTGTGACCGGCTCACGGAAACTCGAGCTTGTCGCAGACTTTGCGAGGAAGTTCTTAGCCGGGCGGAAGAAGCTGGGCCTGGTGTCCCCAGAGAGAGACAGGTAA
- the LOC134525390 gene encoding elongin-A-like gives MDKLHSIFEVGMINFSDEGNKGEGSANTFKTSVLTLPGVSPCFGRKSVGFSSSSEEDDDEDNCEPPTMSFEEYLTYDQPQKKKQAVKPSVSPGQKDHWHSTCLPCQDGLDSACLSAKSPSLKRTNEKRAEKEPPEAPEPKRILLDVDIKLPDIPLPPIQASCSPPPPVESAPRSQRKRKAPALTPEESEEGLSCYRQNSKTLVRPGPKTAPVPRTVPPPQQSTRLLTNSIDSICEVSGVPFSELEPVLERCTPEQLHRIEEPPLALAVVEGEGGDGLRGDPRLHLHLFQALIESTDRLWHIHCLRDFKNEKPEAFESWREMYLRLHEAREQRLLMLSRKIGSAHSNKGQAAKTVFLASPPKAPWDVRRRQKKFGTGGPLVPEKTKIKAVLCAASKSHARGSEEKFYDGPSTSSAHSVPPSATTFSSCDPRKPPVKSKYKPQNIPSAPRAPPLQTPEAAVSVAKGSSKSLHKKKHRQTCDSAACSVPTVSASQAAKTVFLASPPKAPQNKERRQERSGTGRALLPEKTNKSHAPGSGGESHDGPSTSTPHSVPSLGRTMFSSWFPEPKKPPAKKIAPMMAKAVKDFKTRFSRREDTNSAAGLKEETGPMKEIAVGKTVTGSRKLELVADFARKFLAGRKKLGLVSPERDR, from the exons ATGGATAAACTACATTCTATTTTTGAAGTGGGGATGATAAACTTCTCTGATGAAGGTAATAAAGGTGAAGGCTCTGCGAACACTTTTAAGACAAGTGTGCTGACTCTGCCCGGGGTTTCTCCTTGCTTTGGCAGAAAATCAGTGGGCTTTTCCAGCAGTTCTGAGGAGGATGACGATGAGGACAACTGTGAACCACCTACTATGTCCTTTGAGGAGTACCTCACTTATGACCAGCCCCAGAAAAAGAAGCAAGCGGTCAAACCCTCTGTGTCACCTGGGCAGAAAGACCACTGGCACAGCACCTGTTTGCCGTGCCAAGACGGCCTCGACAGCGCCTGCTTGAGTGCGAAAAGCCCAAGCCTCAAGCGCACAaatgagaaaagggcagagaaggaaCCACCAGAGGCTCCTGAACCAAAGAGG ATACTGTTAGATGTGGACATAAAGTTGCCCGACATCCCGCTGCCGCCGATCCAGGccagctgcagccctcctcctccagtTGAGTCCGCTCCCCgttcacagagaaaaaggaaag CACCGGCCTTGACACCTGAAGAGAGCGAAGAGGGGCTCTCATGCTACCGGCAGAATTCAAAGACGCTAGTGCGTCCAGGCCCTAAAACCGCCCCGGTCCCACGGACGGTGCCTCCTCCTCAGCAAAGTACCCGACTCCTCACTAACAGCATTGACT CCATCTGTGAAGTTAGTGGTGTCCCTTTCTCAGAGCTGGAGCCAGTATTggagagatgcaccccagagcagctccatcgCATTGAGGAAC CGCCACTGGCACTAGCTGTTGTTGAGGGAGAGGGGGGCGATGGTCTCAGGGGGGATCCCAGATTACATCTGCATTTGTTTCAGGCCCTCATTGAGTCTACGGATCGACTGTGGCACATCCACTGTCTCCGAGACTTCAAGAACGAGAAGCCAGAAGCGTTTGAATCCTGGCGGGAGATGTACCTTCGCCTGCACGAGGCACGAGAGCAGCGGCTGCTCATGTTATCCCGGAAGATTGGCTCAGCTCATAGCAACAAAG GTCAAGCAGCCAAAACTGTGTTTCTGGCCTCTCCACCAAAGGCCCCTTGGGACGTGcgaaggagacaaaagaagtTTGGAACTGGGGGACCTCTTGTGCCAGAGAAGACCAA aataaaagcagtcTTGTGCGCCGCGAGCAAAAGCCACGCTCGTGGGAGTGAGGAGAAGTTCTATGatgggcccagcaccagcagtgcccaCTCTGTCCCACCTTCAGcaaccaccttctcctcctgtgACCCCAGGAAACCACCAGTGAAAAGTAAGTACAAACCACAGAACATCCCTTCGGCTCCTAGAGCTCCTCCTTTGCAAACACCTGaagctgctgtttctgtt GCTAAAGGCTCTTCAAAGTCCTTGCACAAGAAAAAGCACAGGCAAACGTGCGATTCAGCTGCCTGCTCGGTGCCGACTGTCTCAGCCT CTCAAGCAGCCAAAACTGTGTTTCTGGCCTCTCCACCAAAGGCCCCTCAGAACaaagaaaggagacaggagaGGTCTGGGACTGGACGAGCTCTTCTGCCAGAGAAGACCAA CAAAAGCCACGCTCCTGGGAGTGGGGGCGAGTCCCACGATGGGCCCAGCACCAGCACTCCCCACTCTGTCCCATCTTTGGGCAGGACCATGTTCTCCTCCTGGTTTCCTGAGCCCAAGAAACCACCAGCCAAGA AAATTGCACCCATGATGGCCAAGGCTgtcaaagatttcaaaaccaggttCTCTCG CAGAGAAGATACAAACTCTGCTGCGGgactgaaggaagaaacagggcCAATG aagGAGATCGCTGTTGGGAAGACTGTGACCGGCTCACGGAAACTCGAGCTTGTCGCAGACTTTGCGAGGAAGTTCTTAGCCGGGCGGAAGAAGCTGGGCCTGGTGTCCCCAGAGAGAGACAGGTAA
- the LOC134525391 gene encoding elongin-A-like, whose amino-acid sequence MDKLHSIFEVGMINFSDEGNKGEGSANTFKTSVLTLPGVSPCFGRKSVGFSSSSEEDDDEDNCEPPTMSFEEYLTYDQPQKKKQAVKPSVSPGQKDHWHSTCLPCQDGLDSACLSAKSPSLKRTNEKRAEKEPPEAPEPKRILLDVDIKLPDIPLPPIQASCSPPPPVESAPRSQRKRKAPALTPEESEEGLSCYRQNSKTLVRPGPKTAPVPRTVPPPQQSTRLLTNSIDSICEVSGVPFSELEPVLERCTPEQLHRIEERNHVSAWAWGRAGDTQEGRSLVTCNS is encoded by the exons ATGGATAAACTACATTCTATTTTTGAAGTGGGGATGATAAACTTCTCTGATGAAGGTAATAAAGGTGAAGGCTCTGCGAACACTTTTAAGACAAGTGTGCTGACTCTGCCCGGGGTTTCTCCTTGCTTTGGCAGAAAATCAGTGGGCTTTTCCAGCAGTTCTGAGGAGGATGACGATGAGGACAACTGTGAACCACCTACTATGTCCTTTGAGGAGTACCTCACTTATGACCAGCCCCAGAAAAAGAAGCAAGCGGTCAAACCCTCTGTGTCACCTGGGCAGAAAGACCACTGGCACAGCACCTGTTTGCCGTGCCAAGACGGCCTCGACAGCGCCTGCTTGAGTGCGAAAAGCCCAAGCCTCAAGCGCACAaatgagaaaagggcagagaaggaaCCACCAGAGGCTCCTGAACCAAAGAGG ATACTGTTAGATGTGGACATAAAGTTGCCCGACATCCCGCTGCCGCCGATCCAGGccagctgcagccctcctcctccagtTGAGTCCGCTCCCCgttcacagagaaaaaggaaag CACCGGCCTTGACACCTGAAGAGAGCGAAGAGGGGCTCTCATGCTACCGGCAGAATTCAAAGACGCTAGTGCGTCCAGGCCCTAAAACCGCCCCGGTCCCACGGACGGTGCCTCCTCCTCAGCAAAGTACCCGACTCCTCACTAACAGCATTGACT CCATCTGTGAAGTTAGTGGTGTCCCTTTCTCAGAGCTGGAGCCAGTATTggagagatgcaccccagagcagctccatcgCATTGAGGAACGTAATCATGTGAGTGCCtgggcctggggaagggctggtgacacGCAGGAGGGACGTTCTCTCGTCACCTGCAATAGCTGA